CGCAGCACCAGCGCCAGCACCCATCCCAGCGCCCCTGCTCCGAACCAGCCCCACGGCACGTCATAGCCCAGCCAGACAGGAACAGAGACCAGCGCGGCGGTTGCGGCGAGGGCGCCTGCGCCGCCCGCCGCGTGCCCCAGAATCCCCCGCAACGGCGTCCGGCTTGTCATGCGCGCGGCCCGCGAGCGGAGTCCTCGTCTGCTGACCAGTTCAGTCGGGCCGCCGCACTACAGATCGAGGTTCACCGGCTCCCACTGGCGCGACTTGGCGCTGCGGTAGGCCGCGTCGATCACCATGTTGGCGATATAGCCGTCGACGAAGTCCTCGTCGGACGGCTTGCCCCGGCTCAGGGCCTCGACGAAGTGGAACATCTGGCCGTGGTAGCCGTACTGCCATGCTTCATCGGCCTGCGGGAAGGTCCAGCCGGTGTCGGAGTCGGCCTTTTCCTGCACGTAGCCGATGGAGTTGAGGCTGAAGGCCCGAATCGGCGTGCCGTGGGTGGAGTTGATGTGGATCAGCCCGTCGGTGCCGTAGACCTCCGTGCGCACGTCCATGCCGCCGTGATTGCTCCAGCCGGCCTCGACCTGGCCGAGGCTGTCGTTCTCGAAGCGGACAAGCGCGATGGCGTTGTCCTCGAAGGGCACGTCGTGTTCCAGGGTGTCGGCCCAGCAGAACACCTCCTTCGGCATCACGTCCTTGCCGACGAAGATGCGGCACGCGGCCACGGCGTGAATGCCCATGCCCAGGAGCGGGCCGCCGCCGCTCTTTTCCACGTCCCAGGCATAGCTGGCGTGGGAGCCCGTGTGGGCCTCGCGCGCGCGGACGATGAGCACCTTGCCGATGGCGCCATCCTCCACCGCCTGCCGCGCCCGCAGCACGTCGGGCATGAAAGCCTCGGTCTCGGCGTAGCCATGCCACACGCCGTGCTCGCGCACCGCGTCGAGGATGGTCTTGGCCTCGGGCCCGTTGCGACCGAGCGGCTTGGTGCAGACGACGGCCTTGCCAGCTTCAGCGGCGGCAATGCAGGCGGGCGCGTGGGCGTCGTTCGGCAAACCGACCGCGACCAGGTCGACGTCGTCACGCGCGACGGCCGCATGCATGTCGGTGGTCCACTCGGGAATGCCCCACTCGCCCGCAAACTTCGAGGCCCGCGCCTCACTGCGCGA
The genomic region above belongs to Chloroflexota bacterium and contains:
- a CDS encoding Gfo/Idh/MocA family oxidoreductase, with amino-acid sequence MIRIAMLGSGFVCDFFMRALRYVPGQEVVVNFSRSEARASKFAGEWGIPEWTTDMHAAVARDDVDLVAVGLPNDAHAPACIAAAEAGKAVVCTKPLGRNGPEAKTILDAVREHGVWHGYAETEAFMPDVLRARQAVEDGAIGKVLIVRAREAHTGSHASYAWDVEKSGGGPLLGMGIHAVAACRIFVGKDVMPKEVFCWADTLEHDVPFEDNAIALVRFENDSLGQVEAGWSNHGGMDVRTEVYGTDGLIHINSTHGTPIRAFSLNSIGYVQEKADSDTGWTFPQADEAWQYGYHGQMFHFVEALSRGKPSDEDFVDGYIANMVIDAAYRSAKSRQWEPVNLDL